From the genome of Carassius auratus strain Wakin chromosome 26, ASM336829v1, whole genome shotgun sequence, one region includes:
- the LOC113044133 gene encoding uncharacterized protein LOC113044133, giving the protein MSALVGELREIILRALPSNDENTTQLLIDKLVGSGLESKDDLQFVQQEDISDILPTIKLRKLLNAFKMESETVTLDLTTMQHTPSLSAGSSSPQPCSSNMSVTTDGGSSSLENSQPSTSHFRKSWSNTFQVPWQLMPAEIQSALSSGKRPSPPARRQMVRVLADEMRKFEPTPTRAQCLTICKAIVHQYPQSFADQLHDGRVVGEGYSSLLAQIKNRIDNLSRATSFRQHRSAASGLKRGPTDTYGCTRFQPDLPLDETDVSIETKRKKLEDLFCQEGAKGAEKAEVEKLMETTFCLQRSQINSVPAPSVAELMEKWPYLFFQKGLFAHFELLTDINVLRALELSMEECGKSILEFFKSKPTNSEVKSILSKDEPIDSTYQIVQLLMAHFMEKQDGLILQENMSATPADLEKMGNLPVSPRLILLGDNPGQWMKQWMISLEGRIICEGVQPTFISGLAALFSSYYIFNLQYQEEAASTLEFLQRRFVGINPEKGTKAARGKVMSKKSGKTVQKKTITVSNKVSNLLKRLMDFEWHFI; this is encoded by the exons ATGTCCGCCTTGGTCGGAGAACTGAGGGAAATCATCCTCAGGGCTTTGCCGTCAAATGATGAGAACACCACACAGCTTTTGATTGACAAACTTGTAGGCTCGGGATTGGAATCCAAAGATGATCTTCAGTTTGTTCAACAAGAAGACATCAGTGACATACTACCAACTATAAAACTCAGAAAACTTCTCAATGCTTTTAAAATGG AGTCAGAAACTGTCACTTTGGATCTCACCACTATGCAGCACACTCCTTCCTTATCAGCTGGGAGCTCCTCACCACAGCCATGCTCTTCTAATATGTCGGTAACTACTGATGGAGGATCAAGCAGTCTTGAAAACAGTCAACCATCTACATCCCATTTTAGGAAATCGTGGTCAAATACCTTTCAGGTACCATGGCAGCTCATGCCTGCAGAAATTCAGTCTGCTCTCTCTTCTGGGAAGAGACCTTCACCACCAGCAAGAAGACAAATGGTCAGGGTGCTTGCCGATGAAATGAGAAAATTTGAGCCAACACCAACACGTGCACAGTGTCTTACTATTTGTAAAGCGATTGTCCATCAATATCCCCAGAGCTTTGCGGATCAACTTCATGATGGCCGAGTTGTAGGGGAAGGTTACAGCTCACTTTTGGCCCAGATCAAGAATAGAATTGATAACCTCAGCCGGGCCACTAGCTTCCGACAGCACCGGTCAGCTGCCAGTGGTCTTAAAAGAGGACCCACTGACACATATGGTTGCACCCGGTTTCAGCCTGATCTTCCTTTAGATGAGACTGATGTCTCCATTGAGACTAAACGTAAGAAGCTGGAGGATCTATTCTGTCAAGAAGGTGCAAAGGGAGCTGAGAAAGCTGAGGTTGAAAAACTGATGGAGACAACTTTCTGCCTGCAACGGAGCCAAATAAATAGTGTGCCAGCACCTTCTGTTGCGGAGTTGATGGAAAAGTGGCCATACCTCTTTTTTCAGAAAGGCCTGTTCGCCCATTTTGAGCTGCTCACTGACATTAATGTCCTGCGTGCACTTGAACTTTCTATGGAGGAGTGTGGAAAGAGCATCTTAGAGTTTTTTAAAAGCAAGCCTACCAACTCAGAAGTCAAGTCAATCCTTTCCAAAGATGAACCCATTGATTCAACATACCAAATTGTTCAACTCCTAATGGCTCACTTCATGGAAAAGCAAGATGGACTCATTCTTCAAGAAAAT ATGTCTGCCACTCCTGCTGACCTCGAAAAGATGGGGAACCTGCCTGTGAGTCCTCGTTTGATCCTGCTTG GTGATAATCCGGGCCAATGGATGAAACAATGGATGATCAGCCTCGAAGGCCGAATAATCTGCGAGGGTGTGCAGCCAACCTTTATCTCTGGACTTGCTGCATTGTTCTCTtcgtattacatttttaatttgcagtaCCAAGAGGAAGCAGCATCCACACTAGAATTCCTTCAAAG ACGTTTTGTTGGAATTAATCCAGAAAAGGGGACCAAAGCTGCAAGGGGAAAGGTGATGTCCAAAAAATCTGGGAAAACCGTGCAGAAGAAGACCATAACCGTCAGTAACAAAGTttcaaatcttttaaaaagacttATGGACTTTGAGTGGcacttcatttaa